The sequence below is a genomic window from Lolium perenne isolate Kyuss_39 chromosome 7, Kyuss_2.0, whole genome shotgun sequence.
TAAGCTATCTTGAAGAGGTGAGTGAGATCAGCCTTTGCATATCTCGTTTCAGTAGCAGCCAGGGACCGGATTGCCTCAATTGCAGAAGCAGAATCACTGCTGAACTCGTTCGTTACCTTAAATCCAGAATAAACCAAGTCAATCCCCAGTTCACAATCACATTGTAGAAGCAATATATGAGAAATTCACCCGCGAAGCTCAAATCAAACTACAAACTTAAATTCAGAATTAACCAAGTCGATCCCTCAGTTCAGTACCATATTACAGAAACGAGATCTGGAATTAAGCCACAAATTCACATGAAACTACAGAATAAAAAAATTAGCATGGACTAGTCAATAGGTGAAAAATTGGGGGCTAATACTCAACTCTGTTCTATAAGGGGAGATTTGTCGGAACCAATACCAAGTTTTCAAGCACATCTCTTCATGTATTCGAATTCTGACATTCATTTTTGTATTTAGAAGCCATAATAGGTAACTTCTCTTACCCTGTATGCTAGTCAACATGGTGACGGACATGGATGCTTATGTAACATGGTAACTCGAAACAGCATTCAACAAAAGGGTATGCAGTGAGATACAATAATTTACATATGAACATTTCTACTGAAACCGCTAACCCACAAACCTCAAATCAACCTACAAATTCAGAATTAACCAAGTCGATCCCAAACGAGATCTGTAATTAAGCCACAAACTCACACGAAACTACAGAATAAAAAAACTAGCATAGACTAATCAATAGGTGAAAAATTGGGGGCTAATATTCAACTGTTATTGAATAGGGGAGATTTTGGGGAACCAGTACCAAGTTTTTAAGTCCACATCTTCATGTATTCGAATTCTGACATTCAAATGGATAACTCCAAACAGCATTCAACGAATTTTGGGTATGCAGTGAGATACACAAATTTACATACGAAACATTTCTACTAAAACCGTTAACCCTAAAATTGGGGGGCGTTATACCGAAGCGAGGTAATCGTCATATGCCTATATCCGGGAAATGAAGAGTACGAGTGGCAAATAATACCAGGGAGACGGTCTCGCCgagggaggcgaaggcgaagcggTGGTCGGGGCACATGGTGAGCTTGCTGTGGACGAAGAGCATCAGCGCCTGCTTGACGGCGTCCATCCGCTTGACCGCCGGCCGCACCGGGCGGGATACCGCTCCCGGATCCGAAGCACCGGAGACCGCGCTGGATCCGGGAGAGCCGGaggcggtggcggaggaggaagaggaagccgGGGCGGCCTTCATCTCGGAGCGCCCTTCGGCGTCGATGTCGACGCAGAAGAGTATGTCCTCCAGGGGGAGGCGGCTCGGCGGCAGGGAGAACATCGGCGTGGGCGGCGAGCCGCCGTGGCGAGAGCCGTGGTCCATGGGGgaagcgcggcggcggcggtggcggaggtTCTCGGGTGGTCGTCGCCTCGACGGGCTCCGGAGGCGTTGGAAATGCTGGGGTCGCTCGGTGAAGGGATGATTCACTATTGGGAAACGCTGGCGATCACCCGGACGATTAGCGATCAAATCGTCCGGTTCCAGTGTCGTGGTCCACGCACACACATGGGTGGGTCCCGCCGAACCAAGCCAGAAAAAATCCCCATTGTCTACTCCACGGCTGTTCCGTGCGAGCAGGCCAAGCTGCCTCCATGAGCACGGGTCACATCCGCACACGCCGCCGTGGGTCAACGCCGCAGcaggcgccgccgtcgccgcctccgccTCTGCCCTACTCCGGCGCCCCGCCTAGCTACTCTACCCGAGCGGATCCTCCTCCACGAATGCCTCCGGCGGCGCTGCTACGGATGTCCGACGACGCTGCTACATACGCCCGCCGACGCTGCTACATACAGTCGTGGGCGCTCCTACGAACCGGGGATGGCGCTGCTACATACGGCCGCCGGCGGCGCTGCTACAGGCGCTACTACTGCTGCCGGCGACGATGGCGAGGTGTTGCTGCGTGGATCGTGGCCGCCCTGCGAGGAGGCAACTATCGCGGCTACAAGGGCAGGGGCAGCCCGGCAGGCGACAGTGTACCTGCCCGCGCTCTACTAGTGGTGCTCCTAGTGACGTCGGTGACTGCTACAATCGTCGCCGACGGCTGCTACAGGCGGAGGCGGCGCTTGCTACGAGCGGCGGCCGCGGCTGCTACAAGCggcagtggcggcggcggctgctacGAGCGGCGGCGCTTGCTACGAGCGGCGGCGACGGCTGCTACAAGCAACGGCGACGGCTGCTACAAGCGTCGGCGGCGCTTGCTACTCGCAGCGGCGGGGGCGGCGGACCTTGCtacagcagcggcggcggctgctACAAGCGGCGACGGAGCTTGCTACAAGAGCGATGGCGGTCGCT
It includes:
- the LOC127311265 gene encoding uncharacterized protein produces the protein MDHGSRHGGSPPTPMFSLPPSRLPLEDILFCVDIDAEGRSEMKAAPASSSSSATASGSPGSSAVSGASDPGAVSRPVRPAVKRMDAVKQALMLFVHSKLTMCPDHRFAFASLGETVSLVTNEFSSDSASAIEAIRSLAATETRYAKADLTHLFKIAYEEGKRAELQGRLLRVVLIYCRSSTRPQHQWPVKQKNFTMDIVYMHDKPTADNCPQKVYDVLVDALEHVSQYEGYILETGQGLARVLFRQICILLSHPLLRCNQDDLDIPKQVVKKTLAIEAAPKEDSPPVSSQ